Proteins found in one Amycolatopsis umgeniensis genomic segment:
- the ribA gene encoding GTP cyclohydrolase II, which yields MKRFWPWLRILGALGILAVLAGQLGTQAFLDGLREVDATGVAAALGIGFATTLFSAGRWCLVARRLSLQLPLWSAVGEYYRALFLNGVLPAGVLGDVHRAVQHGRESGDVLRGVRAVVLERTAGQIVVIGASVAVVLSTPSVVPPPIDGVVMVAGIVVVVLALTAVVTGMTAGKHWIHSGSRWRRGFAVTLADVRLGLLTKETWPGVSLLSIATLAGHLALFVVAARAAGVTAPVGELLPLMILALLAMGLPLNIGGWGPREGVCALLFGAAGLGSAQGVTVAVVYGVLALVASLPGAGVLLARSLKSHRTDRSTPMTVERVVETRLPTHYGVFRAYGYLDADGTEQMALVHGEIAGFGTLARVHSECLTGDVFSSMHCECGDQLAAALRAIVEEGAGVLVYAQGHEGRGIGLLAKLKAMRLQDEGLDTVEANIALGLPVDARDYRAAAEILTDLGVRSVRLLSNNPTKVDQLKLHGVRISERVPLLVTPNDENLRYLRTKQERMHHFLPHLDLAESSERGQGLPEALHQ from the coding sequence GTGAAGCGGTTCTGGCCCTGGCTGCGGATCCTCGGCGCGCTCGGCATCCTCGCCGTCCTGGCCGGGCAACTGGGCACCCAGGCTTTCCTGGACGGACTCCGCGAGGTCGACGCCACCGGTGTCGCCGCCGCGCTCGGCATCGGCTTCGCGACGACACTGTTCAGCGCCGGACGCTGGTGTCTGGTCGCGCGCAGGCTCAGCCTCCAGTTGCCGCTGTGGAGCGCCGTCGGTGAGTACTACCGCGCGTTGTTCCTCAACGGAGTCCTGCCGGCGGGTGTGCTCGGCGACGTCCACCGCGCCGTGCAGCACGGCCGCGAATCCGGCGACGTCCTGCGAGGCGTCCGCGCGGTGGTGCTGGAGCGCACGGCCGGGCAGATCGTCGTGATCGGCGCTTCGGTCGCCGTCGTGCTCAGCACGCCTTCCGTGGTCCCGCCGCCGATCGACGGGGTCGTCATGGTCGCCGGGATCGTGGTCGTGGTCCTCGCCCTCACGGCCGTCGTCACCGGGATGACGGCGGGGAAACACTGGATCCACAGTGGATCGAGGTGGCGCCGCGGATTCGCCGTCACCCTCGCCGACGTCCGGCTCGGCCTGCTGACCAAGGAGACCTGGCCCGGCGTGAGCCTGCTTTCGATCGCCACGCTGGCCGGGCACCTCGCCCTGTTCGTCGTCGCGGCGCGGGCGGCCGGGGTCACCGCGCCCGTCGGCGAACTGCTGCCGTTGATGATCCTCGCCCTGCTCGCGATGGGGCTGCCGCTGAACATCGGCGGCTGGGGCCCGCGCGAAGGCGTCTGCGCACTTTTGTTCGGCGCGGCCGGGCTCGGTTCGGCGCAGGGCGTCACCGTGGCCGTCGTCTACGGCGTGCTCGCGCTCGTCGCCAGTCTCCCCGGCGCGGGCGTACTGCTCGCACGTTCTCTCAAGAGTCACCGAACAGACAGGAGCACCCCGATGACCGTGGAAAGGGTCGTAGAGACCAGATTGCCGACCCATTACGGCGTTTTCCGCGCGTACGGGTACCTGGACGCCGACGGCACCGAGCAGATGGCGCTGGTGCACGGCGAGATCGCGGGCTTCGGCACGCTGGCGCGCGTCCATTCGGAATGCCTGACCGGCGACGTGTTCAGCTCGATGCACTGCGAATGCGGCGACCAGCTGGCCGCCGCGCTGCGGGCGATCGTCGAGGAGGGCGCCGGAGTCCTCGTGTACGCCCAAGGGCACGAAGGGCGCGGAATCGGCCTGCTCGCGAAACTGAAGGCGATGCGGCTACAGGACGAAGGGCTCGACACCGTCGAGGCGAACATCGCGCTCGGGCTGCCGGTGGACGCGCGGGACTACCGTGCGGCGGCGGAGATCCTGACCGACCTCGGGGTGCGATCGGTGCGGTTGCTGTCCAACAACCCGACCAAGGTCGACCAGCTGAAACTGCACGGGGTCCGGATCAGCGAGCGGGTGCCGCTGCTGGTCACTCCGAACGACGAGAACCTGCGGTACCTGAGGACGAAACAGGAACGGATGCATCACTTCCTGCCGCATCTGGACCTGGCCGAGTCAAGCGAGCGCGGACAGGGTCTCCCCGAAGCTCTCCACCAGTGA
- a CDS encoding creatininase family protein produces the protein MNLFPTATTADERARDADVAVLPVGSFEQHGAYLPLATDAVIATTIADALASAYPVLRLPPITIACSHEHADWPGTVSISAATLYAVVTDIAASLRRSGVPKLVLVNAHGGNYVLSNVVQESTSPMALFPGVEGWQAAHDAAGLETSLDSDMHAGELETSLLLHAHPSLVRPGFTEADHLADDRRHLLTTGLRPYSESGVVGRPSLGTAEKGRLVLESLVESFGETLSALA, from the coding sequence GTGAATCTGTTCCCGACGGCCACGACGGCCGACGAACGCGCCCGGGACGCCGACGTCGCGGTGCTACCGGTCGGCAGTTTCGAACAGCACGGCGCGTATCTCCCGCTGGCCACGGACGCGGTGATCGCGACGACGATCGCCGACGCCCTCGCCTCCGCGTACCCGGTGTTGCGGCTCCCGCCGATCACGATCGCCTGCTCGCACGAACACGCGGACTGGCCGGGGACGGTCAGCATCTCGGCCGCGACGCTGTACGCCGTGGTGACAGACATCGCGGCCTCGCTGCGCCGTTCAGGAGTGCCGAAACTGGTGCTGGTGAACGCGCACGGCGGCAACTACGTCCTGTCCAACGTGGTCCAGGAGTCGACGTCGCCGATGGCGCTGTTCCCCGGCGTCGAGGGCTGGCAGGCGGCGCATGACGCGGCCGGACTGGAGACCTCGCTCGACAGCGACATGCACGCCGGGGAACTGGAGACTTCGCTTCTGCTGCACGCCCACCCTTCGCTGGTCCGGCCCGGTTTCACGGAGGCGGACCACCTGGCCGACGACAGGCGGCACCTGCTGACGACGGGGCTGCGGCCGTACTCGGAGTCCGGCGTGGTGGGACGGCCTTCGCTGGGGACGGCGGAAAAGGGACGACTGGTGCTCGAGTCACTGGTGGAGAGCTTCGGGGAGACCCTGTCCGCGCTCGCTTGA
- a CDS encoding inositol monophosphatase family protein yields the protein MTDHAALLSVAREAVAKATGIIRSMTSFSVAAKGDRDMVTDVDLAVEDAVREFLARETPEIGILGEERGHQGDENLWWALDPVDGTANFARGIPLCGVSLGLVDGLKSTVAAISLPFLDVTYTAAEGQGAYAGEERLQASKATKLSDAIVSIGDFAVGEGAEVKNRVRMALLAELGGRVQRVRFLGSAAIDLAWVAHGKLDASVILANKPWDTMAGVLLVREAGGVVVDTDGGDHTVRSAATIAVGAGLRDEIVAAIARVHG from the coding sequence ATGACCGACCACGCCGCATTGTTGTCCGTCGCCCGTGAAGCCGTCGCCAAGGCGACCGGGATCATCCGCTCGATGACGTCGTTTTCCGTTGCCGCCAAAGGTGATCGCGATATGGTGACCGACGTCGACCTCGCTGTCGAGGACGCCGTGCGCGAATTCCTGGCGCGCGAGACCCCGGAGATCGGCATCCTCGGCGAGGAACGCGGGCACCAGGGCGACGAGAACCTGTGGTGGGCGCTCGACCCCGTCGACGGCACGGCCAACTTCGCGCGCGGCATTCCCCTCTGCGGCGTTTCGCTCGGTCTCGTCGACGGTCTGAAGAGCACGGTCGCGGCGATCTCGCTGCCGTTCCTGGATGTCACGTACACCGCTGCGGAAGGCCAGGGCGCGTACGCGGGCGAAGAGCGTCTCCAGGCCTCGAAGGCGACGAAGCTGTCCGACGCGATCGTCTCGATCGGCGACTTCGCGGTCGGCGAGGGCGCGGAGGTCAAGAACCGCGTCCGGATGGCGTTGCTGGCCGAACTCGGCGGCCGCGTGCAGCGGGTCCGGTTCCTCGGCTCCGCGGCGATCGACCTGGCCTGGGTCGCGCACGGCAAACTCGACGCGAGTGTCATCCTCGCCAACAAACCGTGGGACACGATGGCGGGTGTCCTGCTCGTGCGCGAGGCCGGGGGAGTGGTCGTCGACACCGACGGCGGCGACCACACGGTGCGCTCGGCGGCCACCATCGCCGTCGGGGCCGGGCTGCGCGACGAGATCGTCGCCGCGATCGCGCGCGTGCACGGGTGA
- a CDS encoding glycosyltransferase: MFTSNVRVTEPVVFVLPGEAGETSGEYDRRMCQNLPATGLPLLELPIAGDWPMPGPLARSRLARSLTALPDDTVVLIDGTVACGVPEIVIPHARRLRLAVLVHQPLAEDPALDPAQAAELDACERETLRLAGMVVATGPWLARQLIDRHDLDPTRVYVATPGTDSAPLATGADGVSRLLCLAPMTARHGQDVLIQALSTVDELAFKCVFAGATHHDPTYVDELRWTVERLGLGSRISLIRPPEDLDLVYDGADLLVLPARGGTSGLVVAEALARGIPVVATETAGAHDALGMAPGGGVPGMLVPPNNPAALATALMRWSLDAELRHSLRTSALARSSVLEEWDVAAGRLTDVLSRLQATPRQLA; the protein is encoded by the coding sequence GTGTTCACCTCGAATGTCCGCGTGACCGAACCGGTCGTCTTCGTCCTGCCGGGGGAAGCCGGCGAGACCAGCGGTGAGTACGACCGTCGTATGTGCCAGAACCTCCCGGCCACGGGCCTCCCGCTGCTGGAACTGCCGATCGCGGGCGATTGGCCGATGCCGGGGCCGCTGGCCCGGTCGAGACTGGCCCGCTCGCTCACCGCGCTTCCGGACGACACCGTCGTTCTCATCGACGGCACGGTCGCCTGCGGGGTCCCGGAGATCGTGATCCCGCACGCCCGGCGGCTGCGGCTGGCCGTCCTGGTGCACCAGCCGCTCGCCGAAGACCCCGCGCTCGATCCGGCGCAGGCCGCCGAACTCGACGCCTGCGAACGGGAGACCCTGCGGCTGGCGGGCATGGTCGTCGCCACCGGGCCGTGGCTCGCGCGGCAGCTGATCGACCGGCACGACCTCGATCCCACCCGGGTCTACGTCGCGACACCCGGTACGGACTCGGCGCCGCTCGCCACCGGCGCCGACGGTGTCTCCCGGCTGCTCTGCCTCGCGCCGATGACCGCGCGACACGGTCAGGACGTGCTCATCCAGGCTCTCTCGACCGTCGACGAGCTGGCGTTCAAATGCGTCTTCGCCGGTGCGACGCACCACGACCCCACCTACGTCGACGAACTGCGCTGGACGGTCGAGCGGCTCGGGCTCGGTTCCCGGATCAGCCTCATCCGGCCGCCGGAAGATCTCGACCTGGTCTACGACGGCGCGGATCTGCTCGTCCTGCCCGCTCGCGGCGGCACGTCCGGACTGGTCGTCGCCGAGGCGCTGGCGCGCGGGATCCCCGTGGTGGCCACCGAAACCGCCGGCGCGCACGACGCACTCGGCATGGCGCCCGGCGGCGGGGTCCCCGGCATGCTGGTGCCGCCGAACAATCCGGCGGCGCTCGCGACGGCGTTGATGCGCTGGTCGCTCGACGCCGAACTCCGCCATTCGCTGCGGACGTCCGCGCTCGCGCGCAGCAGTGTCCTCGAGGAATGGGACGTCGCCGCGGGCAGGCTCACCGATGTCCTGTCCCGGTTGCAGGCCACGCCGCGTCAGCTGGCTTGA
- a CDS encoding Long-chain-fatty-acid--CoA ligase, producing the protein MRIVDLASRPDLLDPALNLGDVGGEFIYRGFSGKMITPERFLRHWARYFLIALDDDGVPIARALSVPLTYPAEDRRELPEHGWDEAIQWAAQDLMDGREPDTLCALEVVVAPKMRGTGLSTPMLKALKARAAETGLKRLIVSVRPIGKEDEPDVPMECYAVRRREDGLFADRWLRTHERLGAQMIKVCPFAVTISGSIADWHDWTGVKLADGDNVIPGGIAPVHANVERDCGVYVEANVWMVHPF; encoded by the coding sequence ATGCGAATCGTCGATCTTGCGTCCCGACCCGATCTCCTCGATCCCGCGCTGAATCTCGGCGATGTCGGGGGTGAGTTCATCTACCGGGGTTTCAGCGGCAAGATGATCACCCCGGAGCGGTTCCTGCGGCACTGGGCCCGCTACTTCCTGATCGCGCTGGACGACGACGGCGTGCCGATCGCGCGGGCGCTGTCGGTGCCGCTGACCTACCCCGCCGAGGACCGCCGGGAACTTCCGGAACACGGCTGGGACGAGGCGATCCAGTGGGCCGCGCAGGACCTCATGGACGGCCGTGAGCCGGACACGCTGTGCGCGCTCGAAGTCGTGGTGGCGCCGAAGATGCGCGGGACGGGCCTGTCCACGCCGATGCTGAAGGCGCTCAAGGCGCGTGCGGCGGAGACGGGATTGAAGCGGCTGATCGTCTCCGTGCGACCGATCGGCAAGGAAGACGAGCCCGACGTCCCGATGGAGTGCTACGCCGTCCGGCGCCGCGAGGACGGCCTGTTCGCCGACCGCTGGCTGCGCACCCACGAACGGCTCGGCGCGCAGATGATCAAGGTGTGCCCGTTCGCCGTGACCATCTCGGGCTCGATCGCGGACTGGCATGACTGGACCGGCGTCAAACTCGCCGACGGCGACAACGTGATCCCCGGCGGGATCGCGCCGGTACACGCGAACGTCGAGCGGGACTGCGGGGTCTACGTCGAGGCGAACGTGTGGATGGTGCACCCGTTCTGA
- a CDS encoding LLM class flavin-dependent oxidoreductase codes for MVSRLGVRIPRELPAARLKDLARRAEHEGLDEVWIVEDCFYAGGIATASAVLAATEKITLGIGIMPAVARNPAIAAMEIAALAELYPGRLIVGFGHGVPSWMRQIDAWPKSALAAFEETLTVIRRLLAGDRVSFEGKHVRLDEVELEFPPSVPPKLIAGVRGPKSLAAAGRVADGTLLAEPATPEYVRATRELVGVEGHSIATYNWLALDADPERARERARADVASAIGPNSGPALDPLDFGAELLAEVAAAGDDRAELARRLRPEWIDRLSVSGPLDRCVEQIRALYAAGTESAILLPLLGEPEEESFAAAGRIAAALRG; via the coding sequence ATGGTTTCACGGCTCGGAGTCAGGATCCCGCGCGAACTGCCCGCCGCCCGGCTGAAGGATTTGGCCAGGCGCGCCGAACACGAAGGCTTGGACGAGGTCTGGATCGTCGAGGACTGCTTCTACGCGGGCGGGATCGCGACGGCGTCGGCGGTGCTGGCGGCGACCGAGAAGATCACCCTCGGCATCGGCATCATGCCCGCCGTGGCCAGGAATCCGGCCATCGCGGCGATGGAGATCGCGGCGCTGGCGGAGCTGTACCCGGGACGCCTGATCGTCGGGTTCGGGCATGGCGTGCCGAGCTGGATGCGGCAGATCGACGCGTGGCCGAAGTCCGCGCTCGCCGCGTTCGAGGAGACGCTGACGGTCATCCGCCGGCTGCTCGCGGGTGACCGTGTTTCCTTCGAGGGCAAGCACGTCCGGCTGGACGAGGTCGAACTGGAGTTCCCGCCGTCGGTGCCGCCGAAGCTCATCGCCGGCGTCCGGGGGCCGAAGTCCCTCGCCGCGGCGGGCCGTGTGGCCGACGGGACACTCCTGGCCGAACCGGCGACCCCGGAGTACGTCCGCGCGACACGGGAGCTCGTCGGCGTCGAGGGGCATTCGATCGCCACCTACAACTGGCTGGCCCTCGACGCCGACCCGGAGCGGGCCCGCGAACGGGCGCGGGCCGACGTCGCTTCCGCGATCGGGCCGAACTCGGGCCCAGCCCTGGACCCGCTGGACTTCGGCGCCGAACTGCTGGCCGAGGTCGCCGCCGCGGGCGACGACCGGGCGGAACTGGCCCGGCGCTTGCGTCCGGAGTGGATCGACAGGCTGAGCGTCAGCGGCCCGCTCGACCGTTGTGTGGAGCAGATCCGCGCGCTGTACGCGGCGGGGACCGAATCCGCCATCCTGCTGCCGTTGCTCGGCGAGCCGGAGGAGGAGTCCTTCGCCGCGGCGGGGCGGATCGCCGCGGCCCTGCGCGGGTAG
- a CDS encoding GTP-binding protein — protein MKTLNLGILAHVDAGKTSLTERLLHTAGIIGELGSVDDGSTQTDTLALERARGITIKAAVVSFAVGDVTVNLIDTPGHPDFIAEVERALGVLDGAILVLSAVEGVQAQTRVLMRTLRRLGIPALLFVNKLDRRGAEPDRVFREIAEKLTPSVVAMNPGDPDRVVDLLATLDEDFLTGYLTSPEEFTPSRLHAELAAKVAEGLAHPVYFGSAITGAGIDELRDGIQRLLPAKESAVDGPLSGTVFKVERAPGGEKIAYVRLYSGSVAVRDKIPLGDGEGKVTAISVFDNGSAVPSGTAEAGRIAKLSGLDVRIGDVLGARPRHEREALFSPPTLETVVSPVRTADRGPLHQALTRLAEQDPLIGLRHDEIRQETSVSLYGEVQKEVIQATLADEYGVDVTFSETTTICVERLSGTGSAAEIIDKAPNPFLATVGLRVEPGPAGSGISFRLEVELGSMPYSFVKAVEDTVKKTLREGVHGWEVLDCVVTMTHSGYHARQSHAHGTFDKSMSSTAGDFRDLTPLVLMAALREAGTTVHEPMHRFTLQAPADTLGPVTALLAQAHAVPRTTLTRGGTAELDGEIPAAKTHAVHQLLPSATRGEGTMETAFHGYRPVRGATPSRSRTDHNPLERKEYLLRVLRRA, from the coding sequence GTGAAGACCCTCAATCTGGGGATTTTGGCGCATGTTGACGCCGGGAAGACGAGCCTGACCGAGCGGCTGTTGCATACGGCCGGGATCATCGGCGAGCTGGGCAGTGTCGATGACGGCAGCACGCAGACAGACACGCTGGCCCTGGAACGCGCCCGCGGGATCACCATCAAGGCGGCCGTGGTGTCGTTCGCCGTCGGCGACGTCACCGTCAACCTGATCGACACCCCCGGTCACCCCGATTTCATCGCCGAGGTCGAGCGCGCGCTCGGCGTGCTCGACGGCGCCATACTGGTGCTGTCGGCGGTCGAAGGCGTTCAGGCGCAGACACGCGTGCTGATGCGGACCCTGCGACGGCTGGGCATCCCGGCGCTGCTGTTCGTGAACAAACTGGATCGCCGCGGGGCCGAACCGGACCGCGTGTTCCGCGAGATAGCCGAGAAGCTCACACCGTCGGTCGTCGCGATGAACCCCGGAGACCCCGATCGGGTGGTCGACCTGCTCGCGACGCTCGACGAGGACTTCCTGACCGGGTACCTCACCTCTCCGGAGGAGTTCACGCCTTCGCGGCTCCATGCCGAGCTCGCCGCGAAAGTGGCCGAAGGGCTCGCCCACCCGGTCTACTTCGGATCGGCGATCACCGGCGCGGGTATCGACGAACTCCGCGACGGAATCCAGCGCCTTCTGCCCGCCAAGGAGAGCGCCGTCGACGGACCGCTGTCCGGCACGGTGTTCAAGGTCGAGCGCGCGCCGGGTGGCGAGAAGATCGCTTATGTCCGGCTGTACTCCGGCAGTGTCGCCGTCCGCGACAAGATCCCGCTCGGGGACGGCGAAGGCAAGGTCACCGCGATCAGCGTCTTCGACAACGGCTCGGCCGTGCCGTCGGGAACGGCCGAGGCCGGGCGGATCGCGAAGCTGTCCGGGCTCGACGTCCGGATCGGTGACGTGCTCGGGGCCCGCCCGAGGCACGAACGGGAGGCCCTGTTTTCGCCGCCGACACTGGAAACCGTCGTCTCGCCGGTGCGCACGGCCGATCGCGGGCCACTGCACCAGGCGCTGACCCGGCTGGCCGAACAGGATCCGCTGATCGGCCTGCGGCACGACGAAATCCGCCAGGAGACCTCGGTTTCGCTGTACGGCGAAGTGCAGAAGGAGGTCATCCAGGCGACGCTCGCGGACGAGTACGGCGTCGATGTGACGTTCAGCGAGACGACCACGATCTGCGTCGAACGCCTCTCCGGCACCGGGTCCGCCGCCGAAATCATCGACAAGGCACCGAATCCCTTTCTGGCGACGGTCGGGCTGCGCGTCGAGCCCGGTCCGGCGGGGAGCGGGATCTCGTTCCGGCTGGAGGTCGAACTCGGCTCGATGCCGTACTCCTTCGTCAAGGCCGTGGAGGACACGGTGAAGAAGACGCTGCGTGAGGGCGTCCACGGCTGGGAGGTACTCGACTGCGTGGTGACGATGACGCATTCCGGCTACCACGCCAGGCAAAGCCACGCCCACGGCACCTTCGACAAGAGCATGTCGAGTACCGCGGGCGACTTCCGCGACCTGACCCCGCTGGTGCTGATGGCGGCGCTGCGCGAAGCCGGGACGACGGTGCACGAACCGATGCACCGGTTCACCCTCCAAGCCCCGGCCGACACGCTCGGCCCGGTCACCGCGTTGCTGGCGCAGGCTCACGCCGTCCCGCGCACGACGCTCACACGAGGCGGGACGGCGGAACTCGACGGCGAGATCCCGGCGGCGAAAACCCATGCGGTGCACCAGCTCCTGCCCTCGGCGACGCGGGGAGAAGGCACGATGGAGACGGCCTTCCACGGCTACCGGCCCGTCCGGGGTGCGACACCGTCACGATCGAGGACCGATCACAACCCTTTGGAGCGCAAGGAATATCTGCTGCGCGTGCTGCGGCGCGCCTGA
- a CDS encoding glycoside hydrolase family 3 protein, translating into MSSPEKLAASVLVSGFDGTTAPDWLRRKVADGLGGAILFGRNVVDDEQVAALSAQLRAERPDVLIGIDEEGGDVTRLDVATGSFVPGPLALGAADDVELTTSVAAALGERLAACGVTINFAPCADLTLAAEDPSIGVRAFGSDPVKASPHVAAYITGLQKYGVAASAKHFPGHGAATDDSHHALPVLPRTEAELNELELVPFKAAIAAGVRAVMTGHLVVPAWGELPATLNPKALTDVLRGELGFTGAVVTDALDMGAIAGELGKTEGVGRAAVRALIAGADALCLGGVSFEEDELNRIAAVIAAAVEAGELPLERLAEASERVAALGTAPVATPISAVDNRLGLEAARKALRIQGAPKLDGPPLVIDIETEPIVAAGPMPWGLGSHLTELVPGTRALKVTADGIATAIDAVHGARDLVVVTREAHRNPEVREFLSWLREAGVDYIRVETGVPGPDTGDGPRIDTFSGSYVSLRAAAEYLA; encoded by the coding sequence TTGTCTTCACCGGAAAAGCTCGCCGCATCCGTTCTCGTATCGGGCTTCGACGGCACCACCGCGCCGGACTGGCTGCGGCGCAAGGTGGCCGACGGCCTCGGCGGCGCGATCCTGTTCGGCCGCAACGTGGTCGACGACGAGCAGGTGGCCGCGCTCAGCGCGCAGCTGCGGGCGGAACGGCCCGACGTGCTCATCGGCATCGACGAAGAAGGCGGTGACGTCACCCGGCTCGACGTCGCCACCGGCTCGTTCGTCCCGGGACCACTCGCACTCGGCGCCGCGGACGACGTCGAGCTGACGACGTCGGTCGCCGCGGCGCTCGGCGAACGGCTGGCCGCTTGCGGGGTCACGATCAACTTCGCCCCGTGCGCGGATCTGACCCTGGCGGCGGAGGATCCCTCCATCGGTGTCCGGGCGTTCGGTTCGGATCCGGTGAAGGCGTCGCCGCATGTCGCGGCATACATCACCGGACTGCAGAAGTACGGCGTTGCCGCGTCGGCGAAGCACTTCCCCGGGCACGGGGCGGCGACCGACGATTCGCATCACGCGCTGCCGGTCCTGCCCAGGACCGAGGCGGAGCTGAACGAGCTCGAACTCGTCCCGTTCAAGGCCGCGATCGCGGCCGGGGTGCGCGCGGTGATGACGGGGCATCTGGTCGTGCCCGCGTGGGGTGAACTGCCCGCGACGCTCAACCCGAAGGCGCTGACCGACGTCCTGCGCGGCGAACTCGGCTTCACCGGCGCGGTGGTCACCGACGCGCTCGACATGGGTGCCATCGCGGGCGAACTCGGCAAGACCGAGGGCGTCGGCCGGGCCGCGGTGCGGGCGCTGATCGCCGGCGCCGACGCGCTCTGCCTTGGCGGCGTGTCGTTCGAAGAGGACGAGCTGAACCGGATCGCGGCGGTCATCGCGGCCGCGGTCGAAGCCGGCGAACTGCCGCTGGAACGGCTGGCCGAGGCGTCGGAGCGGGTCGCCGCCCTCGGCACCGCCCCGGTGGCGACGCCGATCTCCGCGGTGGACAACCGGCTCGGCCTGGAGGCCGCGCGCAAGGCGTTGCGAATCCAGGGCGCGCCGAAGCTGGACGGCCCGCCGCTGGTGATCGACATCGAGACCGAGCCGATCGTCGCCGCGGGCCCGATGCCGTGGGGGCTCGGTTCGCATCTGACCGAACTCGTGCCCGGTACCCGCGCGCTCAAGGTGACCGCGGACGGGATCGCGACCGCGATCGACGCCGTCCACGGTGCGCGCGATCTCGTCGTGGTGACGCGCGAGGCGCACCGGAATCCCGAGGTCCGCGAGTTCCTGAGCTGGCTCCGGGAGGCAGGCGTGGACTACATCCGCGTCGAGACCGGGGTTCCCGGGCCGGACACCGGCGACGGGCCGCGGATCGACACGTTCAGCGGGTCCTACGTCAGCCTCCGCGCCGCCGCGGAATACCTGGCCTGA